From Deltaproteobacteria bacterium, one genomic window encodes:
- a CDS encoding FAD-dependent oxidoreductase, which produces MRYVIIGNSAAAVHAIEEIRRMDESGEIVVFSREPYLAYSRPLITEYLFDGVPERKMAYRDAAFYRRHSVDLRLAVEVVKIDRTRKEIVDSKGGVTVYDKLLLTAGGVPFVPPLKGGDRENIFTMMTWDSAKKVKEKLKDIRRAVVLGGGLIGMKTAEGIHEAGVKTTVIELAPQILSRILDSGGARLFEDYLQKRGMDIILADTLEEVLGDGRVSGVRLRSGREVECDILILAIGVVPNVSIAKEAGLDTNRGVLVNERMRTSDPDVFAAGDIAESYDLVVDEA; this is translated from the coding sequence ATGAGGTACGTGATCATCGGCAACTCGGCCGCAGCCGTTCACGCCATAGAGGAGATACGGAGGATGGATGAATCGGGGGAAATCGTCGTCTTTTCCCGCGAACCGTACCTGGCCTATTCCCGTCCCCTGATAACGGAATATCTCTTCGATGGCGTTCCTGAGAGGAAGATGGCCTATCGCGATGCGGCGTTTTACAGAAGGCACTCCGTGGACCTGAGGCTCGCCGTCGAAGTGGTGAAGATCGACAGGACGAGAAAGGAGATTGTCGATTCAAAAGGGGGCGTAACGGTGTACGATAAACTGCTTCTCACTGCCGGGGGTGTCCCCTTCGTTCCGCCCCTCAAGGGAGGGGACCGGGAAAACATATTCACCATGATGACCTGGGACAGCGCGAAAAAGGTGAAAGAAAAGCTCAAGGATATCCGCCGCGCCGTTGTTCTCGGAGGCGGCCTTATCGGTATGAAGACCGCCGAGGGGATTCACGAGGCGGGGGTAAAGACGACGGTAATCGAACTGGCCCCTCAGATCCTGAGCAGGATTCTCGATTCTGGGGGTGCCCGGTTGTTCGAGGATTACCTCCAGAAGCGGGGAATGGACATAATTCTGGCGGACACGCTGGAAGAGGTTCTGGGAGACGGCCGCGTTTCCGGCGTCCGGCTTCGAAGCGGGCGGGAAGTCGAGTGCGATATCCTCATCCTTGCCATTGGCGTCGTTCCCAACGTTTCGATTGCGAAGGAAGCGGGGCTCGATACGAACAGGGGGGTCCTGGTCAATGAAAGAATGCGGACGAGCGACCCCGATGTGTTCGCCGCGGGGGATATCGCGGAGTCTTACGACCTGGTCGTCGATGAAGC